The Populus alba chromosome 4, ASM523922v2, whole genome shotgun sequence genome contains a region encoding:
- the LOC118058852 gene encoding uncharacterized protein isoform X2 has protein sequence MFVHKDESDGASVKLVVFQGARASNKGVSVLTKDTNSVAVFGSLKILSYNVWFRADLEMHRRMEALGELIQLHSPDVICLQEVIPDIYDIFQQSSWWRAYQCYVSSEIASSRGYFCMQDFPFFRSC, from the exons ATGTTTGTTCATAAAG ATGAAAGTGATGGGGCTAGTGTGAAATTGGTTGTGTTTCAAGGAGCTAGGGCATCAAACAAGGGAGTCTCTGTTTTAACAA AGGATACAAATTCAGTAGCAGTGTTTGGTTCCTTAAAGATTTTGAGCTACAATGTTTGGTTCCGAGCAGACCTGGAGATGCATAGGAGGATGGAAGCGCTTGGTGAACTTATTCAACTACATTCACCAGATGTCATTTGTTTACAG GAGGTTATTCCAGATATATATGACATATTTCAGCAATCCAGCTGGTGGAGAGCATATCAATGCTATGTTTCTTCTGAAATAGCAAGTTCAAGAGGATACTTTTGCATGCAG GACTTTCCTTTTTTCAGAAGCTGCTAG
- the LOC118058852 gene encoding uncharacterized protein isoform X1 — MNATGEVQVCQLFVNLFYESDGASVKLVVFQGARASNKGVSVLTKDTNSVAVFGSLKILSYNVWFRADLEMHRRMEALGELIQLHSPDVICLQEVIPDIYDIFQQSSWWRAYQCYVSSEIASSRGYFCMQDFPFFRSC, encoded by the exons ATGAATGCGACTGGGGAGGTGCAAGTTTGTCAGTTATTTGTTAATCTATTTT ATGAAAGTGATGGGGCTAGTGTGAAATTGGTTGTGTTTCAAGGAGCTAGGGCATCAAACAAGGGAGTCTCTGTTTTAACAA AGGATACAAATTCAGTAGCAGTGTTTGGTTCCTTAAAGATTTTGAGCTACAATGTTTGGTTCCGAGCAGACCTGGAGATGCATAGGAGGATGGAAGCGCTTGGTGAACTTATTCAACTACATTCACCAGATGTCATTTGTTTACAG GAGGTTATTCCAGATATATATGACATATTTCAGCAATCCAGCTGGTGGAGAGCATATCAATGCTATGTTTCTTCTGAAATAGCAAGTTCAAGAGGATACTTTTGCATGCAG GACTTTCCTTTTTTCAGAAGCTGCTAG